The Aquipuribacter sp. SD81 nucleotide sequence GCCGAGGGGCTCGTCAAGACCTACGGCTCGGTGCGGGCGCTCGACGGCTTCGACCTCGCCGTCGCCCCCGGCACCGTCATGGGGCTGCTCGGCCCCAACGGCGCGGGCAAGACCACGTCCGTGCGCGTCTTCACCACGCTGCTGCGTCCCGACAGCGGCCGCGCGACGGTCGACGGGCTCGACGTCGTGCGCGACGCGGCCGCGCTCCGCTCGCGCATCGGCGTGTCCGGGCAGTACGCCGCCGTCGACGAGAACCTCACCGGGTTCGAGAACCTCGACATGGTCGGCCGGCTCTACCACCTCGGCGCCCGGGCCTCCCGCGCCCGCGCCGAGGAGCTGCTCGAGCGCTTCGACCTCGCCGACGCGGGCCGCCGGCCGGTCGGCACGTACTCCGGCGGCATGCGCCGCCGTCTCGACCTCGCGGGCGCCCTCGTCGCGCAGCCGACCGTGCTGTTCCTCGACGAGCCCACGACGGGGCTGGACCCGCGCAGCCGCATCGGCATGTGGGACGTCATCGCCGAGCTCGTCTCCGGCGGCACGACGCTGCTGCTCACCACGCAGTACCTCGAGGAGGCGGACCGGCTCGCGGACCGGATCGCCGTCATCGACCGCGGCAAGGTGATCGCCCTCGGCACGGCCGACGACCTCAAGGACCAGGTCGGCGGGTCGCGCATCGAGGTCACCGTCGCCGCGGCCGAGCAGCTCGAGCCGGCCCGCTCCGCCCTCGCGTCGCTGTGCCGCGGCGAGGTCGGCGTCGAGGAGCACACGCGCACCCTCACGGCCCCCGTCACCGGGGGCACGGGCATGCTCGTCGACGGCCTGCGCGCCCTCGACGCCGCCGGCGTCGACGTGCTCGACGCCGGCATCCGCCGCCCCACGCTGGACGACGTCTTCCTCACCCTCACCGGCCACGCGGCCGAGGAGTCCGACGACAAGGAAGGGGTGAGCGCGTGAGCGCCGCCGTCACGACCGGCCCGGCCGGAGCAGGCAGCGCCGAGCCGGCGCGGCCGCCGCAGCGGCCGGCCGCCGGCCCGGTCGGCGCCCTGCAGGACGGCTGGACCGTCGCGCGCCGCAACCTCATCAAGATCAAGCGGGTGCCGGACCTGCTCGTGGGCTCGATCGTCTCGCCGA carries:
- a CDS encoding ATP-binding cassette domain-containing protein; this translates as MTDIITAEGLVKTYGSVRALDGFDLAVAPGTVMGLLGPNGAGKTTSVRVFTTLLRPDSGRATVDGLDVVRDAAALRSRIGVSGQYAAVDENLTGFENLDMVGRLYHLGARASRARAEELLERFDLADAGRRPVGTYSGGMRRRLDLAGALVAQPTVLFLDEPTTGLDPRSRIGMWDVIAELVSGGTTLLLTTQYLEEADRLADRIAVIDRGKVIALGTADDLKDQVGGSRIEVTVAAAEQLEPARSALASLCRGEVGVEEHTRTLTAPVTGGTGMLVDGLRALDAAGVDVLDAGIRRPTLDDVFLTLTGHAAEESDDKEGVSA